GTGGGAAAGGTacctgtatgggggttatttaggGTTATTTATAGttaattgagttgaaaaaagacaaaagcccCTAAAGTGAGAACTGGAATATTATCATGGCTCCTTAGGTTAATTAAACACAGTTGACTTAGTTCTAACATCAAAGGTTTTACCTACCCATCAAtgggatgctgatccagctgacCAAATTGCCAGTGTACAGGAAAAATGTACATGTTGTAGTTCTTCTCAAAGTCACGTACCAGCAGCTCCACTGTGTGGTCTCCAGCTTCCAAGCGCTTCTCATTCTCATGGATTTTCTTCACCTGGTACATTAGaaagacacaacatgtttcagttCACATACTTATCCTAATGAAAGAGAGACTTCCCCAAGGTAAGTGATTTAGGGACCTATATGAGATTGTTGACAGGATTCAACTGCAAGTTGCAGAGGAACGTTGGTAGCTGATTTGAGTTGAACTGAATAATGTGTaggagaatgctgggagctgtaggttATGTTCCCTTTAAGTTGGCACTTTATACTttcttttcccttcttttttaaCTCACCCTCAGTTTCTGCTTCTCATTCAGTAAGTTGTTGTTCTCGTCTCTCTCATAAAGACTGACCAGAACATTCTTGAGCCAGTCACGCATACGCAGGGGGAATTCACTCAGCTCGTTGTCCAAGCAGGGAGCGATGTCTGTAAGTATAACAACACACACTGTTATATTTGCAGCAGAAAGGATCATCTAAATGGTAGCTCTGAGCTCCAACTTCCCGCCGAGGTGAGGAATACATTTACCTCATTGCAAATTAGATACTTTGTTCCATTAACTTATAAAATCCAGAAATAAGCAAATGTATGAGTACCAGGGTGCCTTCCAGAAATAACATGAAGACTTGACCTCGTTGTAATTTGTTTTCGGAGATTTTTAGCATGTTACTGTAAGTATGAATTTCCCTAGTATAAAGAAAATTTAATGGATGTTCTGTTCTAGGTATTTTACATCCAGttgaaatgataaataatatagaGAAGCCATATTTAGAATGATTTATATTTTCCCCTCCCTGACCCCCACTTAGATTATCAGAGATtgattcttaaaggggacattctctattttggagcacagagacttgTGACACCCCCTTGAATACAGCACTTGCTGAATTAGTCAGCAGTGTATTGGAAGCACGTAATCACCCCCTACAGTGATAGTCGAATATGTCCCGTTTTGAAAAATTCTCAGATTTCCTCTCAACCCCCAACCATGTGCAGTGAAAATTAGTTTAATGATGATTAACTGATTGTCCCATCCACTGACAGATTTCATTGTTCCATGAGTAAAAATGTTATATCTGTCCAAAGGACTACTGGGATGATATGGTCATAAATGTTACACCccaaataaacaattttatggGATCATGCTAAAATCTGTTGTTTCATATGATGGTGGCCATAAAAGGTGCCCACACTGCATTTcaagcatttctttctttctgcgCTTTTTAATCAGTCAGAGAGAATCGGATCCAATGTTATCAGCAGAGTTGAAATCGGCCTGAATATGCCTGCTGTGCAAGTGCTtcaaagtgatactgatactaaaaattattattcaaaatattaatgtacatcaaaagttacctatagctcatgttgataatttttcactgatagagctgcttttgtaagtaatttttacttgaagttcctagacctgactgttttgcccaCCTGATTGTCcattctcaacatgtcagttagagtttctaatgctaacagactgctgaagctcaaatatggcagccccctcacagagGAACATGGGTGATGAGATAGGTAAAGTTAAAGCATCTGTAaaacttttatagcaaaattatagatagcatgcaaagacaatattatgatagatgtgaaAAAAGGTTTACTTTCTGGTATCTCTTTAAGTCAATTATTAACTGGGGGGGTTGTAcatagttatttatctttttttgctCAACATTCTGGCCTTTCAAATGTCACCATTGTGTATTGTTAATGCTAGAATAAAAACTCATAAAACTACCGGattataatgtttttgtttagaCACAACAATGTATTGCTTCACAATCAGGCTTCCCAGAATCCCCAGGGGAATCGTTTGTAATAGAATGCCTCACAGAGCTTTCTTTGTTTGCAAGAGGATTCTCCACTGTTCCATATCATGTTACACATTCTTAGTGTAAGAATTACAATACCAGCCCTTCAGACCCATGGCAGCCTAACTTTTTACAGAAGGGAAGGGGCAGGCAGCAACACATCTGTGTATAAGTGAAATATGTGGAAGCCCCCAAGGGTAGCCTCTCTGTAGAGTGGGAGAGCTGCACCAACAGGATATCCAAGGCTCACCAACTCCAGCTGGAAATCACACATCCCCTATGGGAAAAGTATACAAGCTTAGACCAGAAAAACAGTCTATTTCTCCTGAGGTGCTATTGGCAGCTGACTCACTTCAGTGGAAAATCTGAATGCTGCATGGTAAATTGTCAAGCCTAACAGGGATATCAGCTTCATTATAACATTTATGTTTTCTGGGTACAGTCAGTTTATGGTTTGGTTTTTTTCTACTATATTAGAGAATGATCACATTTAAGGGACTTCCAAGTAAAACGTGAGacttcatttttaataatgtaatcAGTGCAATTCACATATGTATACTGTCCCTTACTATTCATTAATAATATCAGACACAACAGGTTCATTGGCACTAGATGCAGATTTGCTGACACttatcttgtttaaaaaaaagctaacaaTGGAAGTTACAATATACAATGAGGAAATGATGATGCTTTCCTGTTACTCCTACCTTTTGGACAATTATGTATAATGTAGTCGACAAATATGGCAGCCATTGAGCAAAAGGTTCAATTACAAAGCCATGGTTTTGGAGCCCATTTTGGTAGCCTTCTTTAATTTTTAGCACAACACAGATAATTATATGTTTCGTAAATGTAACATATGACAAAATTAGCTTTTCTTATAAGCAAGGCAAGTGAATGTAAAGTGGCTGCTAGCATAGACTACACTTTTGATTTTGTAGAGGTCATCAGCACCAATAAATGTAAATGCATGATGGACCATGATTAGTTTATAGtttgcaaaaatcacaaaaatcaatcTACGTTATAAGAATAGGATGCTTGTATATTTTCAATGGAGATGTATTTTGACAATTGGAAATATTATCAGTAAGGTGCATTAAGAACACACATTATCCTCTCAAtatgatactgtatatgtgactCACATTTGCATGGTCCAATATAATCCAGATGCAGTTTGTGGCCTTTCTTGGTCCCTTCCAAGGTGCATTTGGTTGCAAAGAAGTGGCAAGAAGAGTCATAGGTTTTGTTGTCTGTGCCACAGATCTGTAGGAGTATGGTAGGGAAACCCATGTGAGCACACAAATATGGCCAAATTACACTGATCAACAACATGGGACCAGACAGTACAGGTATATGTTAACAGTCTGCATACAGATGAGGATTTAAAAGGACTTATAATATATGTTTAGGGAGCCCTGCATTTGAGGCCTAATGCTTTAAGCACAGATACAATGTATTCCTGCATTTACCATGTGCCCAACATCTGGCCCTAATATAAATATAGGTACAGTGCCCCATTGAACAGCATGCAAGAAGTACTTAAAAACAGCACACCTTGAACACATTAAAAGCATTgctaaatatgtgtatatataggcTAATATAAGTGACGGAGACCTCTTATCTTGGGTAATAAACTCCTGAATGCACCATTGGGTGTCCCTGGCGGAAAGGAtagtgaaggtggccatagacttaaagatccgctcattttgcgacatcgccaaacgagtggatctttccccgatatgccactaaactgcgtggctatatcgggggtaattcgagcgttcggccgtatggccgaacgaccgaattacgatgcgccaagcggctccgacgggtcggtcgggtaaaaatccaaccttcccgatctatatcgtggccagatatcgatcgggaagacccgtcggaagcccccatacacgggcagataagctgtcaaatcggtccaaacgaccgatatcggcagctttatctgcccgtgtatggccacctttagtccagaGCATCAAACCCAATAACCCTGACACCAGATTCCCAGAATGGCTGACTGAAGGACCTACACAAATCTATGTGATATGCAGATGGTAGATACAGATTCATAAAAAGACTTTTGGAAATAGTGTTTCTGTGCTCCATCTATGTGAATACCCCCCCTCAAAAtctaacaattattttattttttgtgcttattCAAACTTGATCTAACTGTACCAAGGATCTCAGCTGTAGTAAAAACCCTTGAGACACTCAAGTCAATATAGTGCCAATGTTTTACCAAAAGTTAATTGATATTGATGACAGAGTTTATATCACTTTGTCTGCTAAGATGTCATAAAAAGAGAAGAGAGGTATTACAAGCTTCATCCTGTTTTGCTGTGATTGTGCAACTTGGCTATTTTGGATGGCTGAGTTCAATTCAGGTGTACAGATGATGATCTTGGTTGTGACAGATCCACTGTTCTGAGATATGGATGGGATGAAATGTATATATAACAGCAGCTGTGTCTGCTATGAAACCATAAAACATATTGTTTTCCTTGAAGTTTGTTTCATCATCCATACAGGCTGACTAGGGCTGtttaagggccagggcacacacaGCATTGACTCTGCAACTCTcagcttgccttttttttttgcaggttgagAGAAACAGATTTGCTTCATGCACCAGCTCCTTAGATCTGCATGACAAAATGCAGCTTCTTCTTGATTGCAGGCAGATGCAATGGAGCAGAGGTCAGCCCAAAATGGCCTGTTTTAGTTTTTCCAGACCAACATCTGCTCCTCTCTGCTACGACTGCCTGCACACAAGTGGAGTCTGTGAGCTCAATAGTAGCAGGCAGTGGATCCTCTTCTCTTAGCCAACAAAAAAACCACAGGCTTAGGGCAGCAGAGCCAACACTCAGTGTGCTcgaagcctaaagctggccatagatgcaaagatccgatcgtatgaatcgaggattcgttcgTTTTCccgactgtgtgtggagagtcccaacatttttcttcccgcggagatcggtcatttggtcgatcggacaggttaaaagatttctgttggctgctgataatttctctgcatgtattgccgattgtacgattttcagtggaagaTTGTCACtgtcagatctttgcatctatggccagcttaatttagGAATAGATAGTGCCTTGTAACAGTAAGTCAAGTATATGGTTGTAAAATTATAATATTACACAAAGGCATCAGTGAAACCTTTAGCTTAGCTGGTGGCCATACAAATTCCAAAGACAGCTACGTTGAAATAACTTGGGTCTCCAGCTAAAGAGTTCTGCTCTAAGGCATTCTTATTCTTCCAAATAACTCCTTTTGGTATGGCACCATCATGTAATGGTATCTGGCACAAATACTTGGTCTTTTTTCTGTATAGTTAAATATAGTTATATCCAAGGAAAATCTGATCAACAGGTTATATGTATCATACTCCCGTTAACTCATATGCTGTCTTGCACTAACCTTCTCAAACTCTCCTACACTGGTAGGACAGGTAGATGGGTCTTGGCACACACACAATGGGGTGTTGCTTTCATCTACTTCACAAACTTTGCCATGTTTGCAATGATGGTTCAGACACGGATCtatcagaaaagagaaaaaattaagaaatttaAAGAACGTTAAAACAATCTTAGATGTTCTAGGCTGCAAACTACAATTTATATTGCTTTATCAGCCATTGTCTATTGTTTGTGTTCCAGTGGGTGTCTTTCCCTGTTTTAAATCATGAGATTATGCCTTTCCATCTAACACCATAAGCCTGGCAAGATGATGCCAGTTCTTTCACCATGGGCACCCATCTCCTGTTTACAGCTAACGTGTGGCGTAAGCAAATTCTTAAGAGGCACAACAGAAGAATGGGGAACTGAATAACTCAGTTTTCAGTACTCTGTATTTGACTAGGAGTGTGCTCATAGGGTCAcagagaaggtgaaaaataagaaGCAATATATTCAGGGATCGTACTCAGACAACAGAATAAGGGACATCACTTTAGAAAAGTGCTTGCAGACCTTGTAAATACCACTTTCCTacattattacatacagtaatttTGTACAGTAATGTTCGTTTATATGCAATATAAATTAAAGATATTTTAGTATTTGGTTAGAAACTGTTCTTACTCTCAGATggctcttcttcctcctcctcattgATTGCTTCGTCAAACTCCCCAACATCAACCTGCACGGGATTAGTTCCCACTGTCTCCTATAACAAGAACAAGAGGGAGCATATAAGAACGTTGCAAAGATTTAAGTGTCTATGATGGGCTattaatattaaagggcatgtaaagtcaaaaaaataaaatcccatttttactttctttaatgacaaAGAAACAtgtttccaattaaaaaatgtgtaccgtttttataagaaacctgactgtatgcagtgaaattcttccttcatttactgctgtggatagaaattgtcagacggtccctaactgctctgcagggaaacaatcatacttatgaacagcagggggagcccccaccttacttcccagccatgcagaactcaagcagctttgtttatgacaatccctaagcagcccagaccacactgagcatgtgcatagtcttagtcttgcaaagatgtataacaaagttacaagatggtgaccccaagcataaattatttgtttgattaggcttgtggtgcagtaagttcatgtttatatttagtatacaaaatacagcatttctagccttattctattttagactttacatgcgcTTTAATGACTAACTGATTCAGCAAGAATGGTCACAATAAAGATGCCCACAATAATGGTCAAATATAACACATATAGTATATAGCACTGGTTGATTGAGTAACCCAACCAATCAATATACTGATCTACTGTAGTATGCAGGAaggaagcaaagatctgattccATGTAACTACATAATACCTAATGTGTTATCAATAGGTCATTAATTGTATTTACCATACAGACAAAACAGAACCTCTTGCCAAGCAAGAGACTCAAGACAGTAAACCCTGTCTAATTAACCAGTGTTCAACTTGAGATGATGATTGCGGTCATACCTCTGCTGGAACATCTTCTATCACCTCTTCCTCTTCTGGCAAAGCATCCTGTTGCTGGGTGGATAtatcaaaaatattattattaaggaCCCACACATACAATATATCTCTATAGAAGCCAGCAGAATACTCACAGGGGCAGCTAGTGCTTTGCCAGCCAGGCACAAGACGAAGAAGACCCAGACCCTCATTCTGAAgtcaaacctaaaaaaaaacattattagtaAAATCTTTTCTTAGACATTAAAACACAAAACCGCAAGAAAAGGAAAAGATTGCAAGAatgatacatatatacacatattaaaactatctaaaaaaaaacacattaagggggttatttatcattttagagttgatgtgagtttttttattcaataaaatggAATGTACTTGAATGGTAccttaataatgaaaaatgtctAAATTTCTATCTAATGTTACCGACCCGAaagctcaaatcgaattcaaacgCAATTTGAAAgcaattcgaatcgagttttctcACAAACAAACTTCTTAAAATAGGTCagaggacatctgccattgacttcaagcggagctcagcaggttttaggtggcgtccTATCAAATTCGAAttacttccagggtagggggatgataaatctctgagttttgaccaaaaccgactagaaaattagaatttaccattgaAACATTAGTAAATCTCCCCATAAAAGGCACCCACACAGGCCTTCCTGCCAttaggcaaggtgagcaccttgcctcaagCGGCAGTGAactgccagttacaaggggcagcaaaaagccgcctcctgtaactttagtgcagaaagcactagcgatgcagccccttttgacACACTctgacgctaaacttttaagcgcggagcgggagagggggggaGGCAtcagggttgctgcctcaggcggcagtagCCCCCGGATCGCCTCTGCACAAACACACTAGGTTAATGGCTAACTAGCATCTACAAAGGGgatgtaaatataaaattttgTGCAACGAAGATTAAATATAATCCTaaataactttccaatatacccTGAGACTTTTGCTTGCCTTTCCTTGGTTCTGCCATTAATAAATTTGCCTCTTAGATCGATGGACACGTGTCCACTTCAAACACAAAGTGTGCTTGCATAAAACACAGTTCCATTGTTCGCAATTATTTGCACACAAATATTatatctgttattattattattgccttaTATCAGTCTTTTCCATGGAAGGAGGAGAATGTAGTCTTTTGGAAAAGGCATAGCAGAAAGGAATTAGATAGTAGACAAGCTGAATGTTCTTTAAGCTCTACTAGAGTATATATGTCATATATAGTTTTTGATTGTTAGCATACTCTTTAATAGAAAGTTGCACTTTTATTGCAATGTTTCTTTAATTGCTCTCTTGCTCTCTCCAAC
Above is a genomic segment from Xenopus laevis strain J_2021 chromosome 3L, Xenopus_laevis_v10.1, whole genome shotgun sequence containing:
- the sparc.L gene encoding SPARC precursor, yielding MRVWVFFVLCLAGKALAAPQQDALPEEEEVIEDVPAEETVGTNPVQVDVGEFDEAINEEEEEEPSENPCLNHHCKHGKVCEVDESNTPLCVCQDPSTCPTSVGEFEKICGTDNKTYDSSCHFFATKCTLEGTKKGHKLHLDYIGPCKYIAPCLDNELSEFPLRMRDWLKNVLVSLYERDENNNLLNEKQKLRVKKIHENEKRLEAGDHTVELLVRDFEKNYNMYIFPVHWQFGQLDQHPIDGYLSHTELSPLRAPLIPMEHCTTRFFDECDIDDDKYIALEEWAKCFGIKEQDVDKDMIV